From the genome of Ziziphus jujuba cultivar Dongzao chromosome 4, ASM3175591v1:
TATAAATCAGGGCTGACCTGTTGACATTATGTTAAAGAAAAACAGgtgttatgaaaaatactaaTTCCATTCATGTTCAATCATGTTTGGCCATTGGAACTTGGAAGGGTTACAGTGACTGCGATATTGATACCTGCCAGCCAGCTTCAATGCTGTTTAGATCTTCACCAAATGACCCTCCCAGTATCCACAGCTGAGACAAGCTGAACTCATTAGGCTGTTGTATTTTGGGTTCCCAAACATTAATGGTTGCTCTTGCGCCATAGTACTTGTCTCCTTCCACATAAGCTATAGCATGCTAATAATTCACCGCACCAAGAAggaaagaaggaagaaggaaattAACAAAACGAATAAAAGAGGTCTACAagggaaaagaaataaataaaagacattccattttcaacaaatatttaCCTGATGACCACTCTCATTAACGAGATCAGGATCTGCAGACCTGGGTTTGGGGATGGTTCTGTGCTTCTTCCTCCCATACCTTTTCACTGAGCTTGCTCTCAGAACATCATCTTCCTTTGTTCTTCTCACGGGTATAGTATCTTCAGGGCATTTTCCATTCACGTGCCAAAGCTGAGTTATTGGATTTGACCTTTCTTTGGGTTTTTCAGACACCTTGTTCTCATCAAACAGCCCTTCCGGATGGTAGGTAGGCCTCATCTGATAAAAGAAAGCAAACCCCAAAACAAATATAAGAAGCAAGTCATaagtaaaaatatacataaattataACAGAGCGGCAACATGGTGGAGAAGAATGAACCTGAATCTTGTGGTCTTTGAGATAGGGGTGATCAAAAGCTGGCTGATGAGAGATATGAATACAGTCTATTACGTCCCCATCTGGGCTCtgtaaaaaatcaaaagattaATATGTGAGATCTTATATTGAACTCTAAAAACCACAATTAATCAccaacaacaaacaacaaattaGCTTGATGCTGAGAGAAGCAGTAAAGGCACTTAATCAGAAAGCCAcagaataaattataaaattagagTGTAAAAAATACTTTGACCAAAGGACCGGGTTAGCATAA
Proteins encoded in this window:
- the LOC107415018 gene encoding protein neprosin isoform X2; translation: MGGEAYVSRARWTWKALILALCLWGFNSVSSAARLSASRQKLEVQKHLNRLNKPAVKSIKSPDGDVIDCIHISHQPAFDHPYLKDHKIQMRPTYHPEGLFDENKVSEKPKERSNPITQLWHVNGKCPEDTIPVRRTKEDDVLRASSVKRYGRKKHRTIPKPRSADPDLVNESGHQHAIAYVEGDKYYGARATINVWEPKIQQPNEFSLSQLWILGGSFGEDLNSIEAGWQVSPDLYGDNNTRLFTYWTSDAYQATGCYNLLCSGFIQINSEIAMGASISPVSAFRSSQYDISILVWKVKAKDQSVPLDNFVETHILARFRKSFHLDEQTHPWQYQHPGSQRRALVDAIWQ